The following proteins come from a genomic window of Chloroflexota bacterium:
- the grpE gene encoding nucleotide exchange factor GrpE, giving the protein MARKEASETKKKAAREAAGTSAAHDEEPSGVTQTGAADAAEDAPDPAVSAERQLKDLETAVAAANEALAAKEEELQQVRESLARARADFANFRRRTQQEQEEQAKFGTALLVAEFLPILDNFERALDTIPRELRFFSWLQGVDLVHQMARNVLEKRGLQPIDTQDKPFDPNYHEVVLREGEDDDGEVVVLEELQKGYVMYDRVLRPSLVKVGPPPSADDAAEQEDEDGDVAEAGSASDAQSAAETDQT; this is encoded by the coding sequence ATGGCACGTAAAGAGGCGAGTGAAACCAAGAAGAAAGCAGCTAGAGAAGCGGCAGGAACATCTGCTGCACATGACGAAGAACCCAGTGGCGTGACGCAAACCGGAGCCGCCGACGCTGCGGAGGATGCGCCCGACCCGGCAGTCTCTGCCGAGCGTCAATTGAAAGACCTTGAGACCGCGGTGGCTGCCGCCAATGAAGCGCTTGCGGCGAAAGAGGAAGAGCTGCAGCAAGTGCGTGAATCTCTGGCCCGCGCGCGGGCCGATTTCGCCAACTTTCGGCGGCGCACACAGCAGGAGCAAGAAGAGCAGGCAAAATTTGGCACCGCTCTTCTGGTAGCGGAGTTTCTGCCCATTCTCGATAACTTTGAACGTGCATTGGACACGATCCCCCGCGAACTTCGCTTCTTTTCGTGGTTGCAGGGCGTTGACCTTGTCCATCAGATGGCGCGAAATGTCCTTGAAAAACGCGGTCTGCAGCCCATTGACACGCAGGACAAGCCGTTCGACCCCAACTATCACGAGGTAGTGCTCCGCGAGGGCGAGGACGACGACGGCGAGGTGGTCGTGCTCGAAGAGCTGCAGAAGGGGTACGTCATGTACGATCGCGTCTTGCGTCCCAGCCTCGTCAAGGTAGGACCGCCACCGAGCGCAGATGATGCGGCTGAGCAAGAGGATGAAGATGGTGATGTAGCGGAGGCGGGTTCTGCTTCCGATGCACAGTCGGCTGCCGAAACTGACCAGACCTAG
- the dnaJ gene encoding molecular chaperone DnaJ has product MSTKADYYETLGVSRNASEAEVKQAFRKLARQYHPDVNKDADAETRFKDINEAYETLRDPQKRRAYDLFGHSNGRSGGMPRGVDPADMGGIGDIFEAFFGAGARPSARSGPETGTDLRMDLTLDFAEAVFGVEKDIEVSRLEACTDCSGSGADSGSKIVTCSACKGQGQVRRMQSNFFGQFTTVATCSRCGGEGRVPTVRCGTCTGSGRTKQNRTISVKIPAGVDSGLRIRLGGQGEAGPRNGPRGDLYVFVNVRPDERFAREDDDIHVDYRVNFAQAALGHTVKVPTLEGDESLDIPPGTQSGSVFTLRRRGVPHLNGGGRGDQHVHVHVDIPQRLSAEQKELLHALSKTFGHNAGPHDDKGFFDKMKDALG; this is encoded by the coding sequence ATGAGCACGAAAGCCGACTATTACGAAACACTGGGCGTGAGCCGCAACGCATCTGAGGCGGAGGTCAAACAAGCCTTCCGCAAACTTGCCCGGCAGTACCATCCCGACGTGAACAAAGACGCAGATGCCGAGACGCGCTTCAAAGACATCAATGAGGCCTATGAGACGTTGCGCGACCCTCAGAAGCGGCGTGCCTACGACCTCTTCGGCCACAGCAACGGGCGTTCCGGCGGCATGCCACGGGGCGTTGACCCTGCGGACATGGGCGGCATCGGCGACATCTTCGAGGCATTCTTTGGTGCCGGCGCGCGTCCCTCCGCACGTTCCGGTCCGGAAACCGGCACAGACCTGCGCATGGATTTGACACTCGATTTTGCGGAAGCAGTGTTTGGCGTAGAGAAAGACATCGAAGTATCCCGCCTGGAGGCTTGCACGGACTGTTCCGGCAGTGGGGCGGATTCCGGGAGCAAAATAGTCACCTGTTCGGCCTGTAAAGGCCAGGGCCAAGTCCGTCGCATGCAGTCGAACTTCTTCGGTCAGTTCACCACGGTTGCCACATGCTCCCGCTGTGGTGGCGAGGGCAGAGTGCCCACCGTGCGCTGCGGCACCTGCACGGGCAGCGGGCGCACCAAGCAAAACCGTACGATCTCCGTCAAAATCCCAGCCGGCGTGGATTCGGGGCTGCGCATTCGTCTTGGCGGCCAGGGCGAAGCCGGGCCGAGGAACGGCCCCCGCGGCGACCTCTATGTCTTCGTAAACGTGCGGCCGGACGAGCGCTTTGCGCGTGAAGACGACGACATCCACGTCGACTACCGCGTCAACTTTGCGCAGGCCGCTCTGGGCCACACGGTCAAAGTACCTACTTTGGAAGGCGACGAAAGCCTGGATATTCCCCCCGGCACCCAATCCGGCTCTGTATTTACGCTGCGCAGACGCGGTGTACCCCACCTGAACGGCGGCGGCCGGGGCGACCAGCACGTGCACGTGCACGTTGATATTCCTCAGCGGTTGTCGGCGGAACAGAAGGAACTCCTTCACGCGTTGTCAAAGACATTCGGCCACAACGCAGGCCCGCATGATGACAAAGGCTTCTTCGATAAGATGAAGGACGCACTAGGGTGA
- a CDS encoding site-specific DNA-methyltransferase: MNQVWFGDNLPILKQLPDSSFSLIYIDPPFNTGKERNYTRLRTIPDESGDRVGFKGKRYRTIRVGSQSYADYFDDFMEFLEPRLREAHRLLTSNGTFYFHIDYREVHYCKILLDHIFGRECFLNEVIWAYDYGGRTKRKWPPKHDNILVYVKNPDDYIFNVEAIDRIPYMAPGLVGPEKAARGKLPTDVWWHTIVPTNSKERTGYPTQKPLGILRRIVKASSNPGETVLDFFAGSGTTGEAAHENGRSFVLVDSNPEALEIMVKRLSKCKAEFINYDLTPHVAHPQELSLFDYQASQR; the protein is encoded by the coding sequence GTGAACCAAGTCTGGTTCGGCGATAATCTGCCCATTCTCAAACAGCTTCCCGATAGCTCATTTTCTCTGATCTACATTGATCCTCCCTTCAACACGGGAAAGGAGCGAAACTACACTCGTTTACGCACTATACCGGATGAGTCCGGGGACCGGGTGGGATTCAAAGGAAAACGTTACCGCACGATCCGCGTGGGTAGCCAGTCCTATGCAGATTACTTCGACGACTTCATGGAATTCTTGGAACCGCGCTTACGAGAGGCTCATCGTCTTCTTACGTCTAATGGTACGTTTTACTTTCACATTGATTACCGCGAAGTCCACTACTGCAAGATATTGCTCGACCACATCTTTGGTAGAGAGTGCTTCCTCAACGAGGTGATTTGGGCCTACGACTACGGTGGACGCACCAAGCGCAAATGGCCCCCGAAACACGATAACATCTTGGTCTATGTCAAGAACCCGGACGATTACATCTTCAATGTCGAAGCCATTGACCGTATTCCCTACATGGCGCCGGGTCTTGTGGGACCGGAGAAGGCTGCGCGCGGAAAACTACCTACCGATGTCTGGTGGCATACCATTGTGCCGACCAACAGCAAGGAGCGCACCGGCTACCCCACGCAGAAGCCGCTCGGCATACTGCGACGCATAGTCAAAGCATCTTCTAATCCGGGCGAAACGGTGCTCGACTTTTTTGCCGGCAGCGGTACGACAGGCGAGGCAGCTCATGAGAATGGCCGATCATTTGTATTGGTTGATAGCAACCCTGAAGCTCTAGAAATCATGGTAAAGCGCCTCTCCAAGTGCAAGGCAGAATTCATAAACTATGACCTAACACCGCATGTTGCGCATCCACAGGAACTCTCGCTATTTGACTATCAAGCTTCGCAAAGGTAG
- the prmA gene encoding 50S ribosomal protein L11 methyltransferase, with the protein MTKKRWLELSVRAHQEAAETVAALLHKWGEGGVAIFQEHEQETVDHDPRPVGAWLTLTSYLPDTVALPSRRDGLERDLWHLHAFHGDLVGRLETQWVAEEDWANAWKQFYTVLHVGERLVVKPRWQDYDPQPGEIVIALDPGMAFGTGTHPTTQLCLEALEQLPVAGKRVLDVGTGSSILAIAAAMLGAAAVEALDTDSVAVAAARDNVAQAGLAGAITVIEGTLPISGTSPVYDIVLANITAQTLISLAPALHAVVAPHGRLLASGIIDQKANDVIAAFDAVGFDLRNRRESGDWVLLEVSLSS; encoded by the coding sequence ATGACTAAGAAGCGCTGGCTGGAACTCTCCGTGCGGGCGCATCAGGAGGCGGCAGAGACCGTGGCGGCGCTGCTGCACAAGTGGGGCGAGGGCGGCGTTGCCATCTTTCAAGAGCACGAGCAAGAGACCGTCGACCACGATCCGCGTCCGGTCGGAGCCTGGCTGACTCTAACGAGCTATCTCCCTGATACCGTTGCCCTGCCTTCCCGGCGCGACGGACTGGAAAGAGACCTCTGGCATTTGCATGCTTTCCACGGCGATTTGGTCGGAAGACTGGAGACGCAATGGGTTGCGGAAGAAGACTGGGCCAATGCTTGGAAGCAGTTCTATACCGTGCTCCACGTCGGCGAGCGCCTGGTCGTGAAGCCGCGCTGGCAAGACTACGATCCTCAGCCGGGTGAAATAGTGATTGCACTCGATCCCGGCATGGCCTTTGGCACCGGCACGCATCCCACCACCCAGCTCTGTCTGGAAGCGCTGGAACAGCTGCCGGTAGCAGGGAAGAGAGTCCTCGACGTGGGCACAGGCTCAAGCATCTTGGCCATCGCCGCTGCCATGCTCGGCGCGGCGGCCGTTGAGGCGCTCGATACGGACTCCGTCGCCGTGGCCGCCGCCCGCGATAACGTGGCACAGGCGGGTCTCGCCGGCGCCATCACTGTGATAGAAGGAACCCTTCCGATTTCCGGTACTTCGCCCGTCTATGACATTGTGCTCGCCAACATTACCGCGCAAACGCTCATCTCGTTGGCTCCGGCGCTGCATGCTGTAGTTGCACCGCACGGGCGCCTTCTCGCCAGTGGCATCATTGACCAGAAGGCTAATGATGTGATCGCAGCCTTCGACGCGGTAGGGTTTGACCTGCGCAACCGCAGAGAATCCGGCGACTGGGTGCTGCTCGAAGTGAGTCTGTCTTCATAA
- a CDS encoding alkaline phosphatase family protein: protein MTEQTKRVYVIGLDGMMLPMYERFAAEGLLPNLKKLADAGIVGEAYPSMPVWTPTNWTTLATGAHTGTHSVSRWFLNLPTPRHEEQTLSAFVRSAVAAENVFEAAAKADLKSVAIHYPAASPSQAPLAHVIDGFGHPSYGTTPFEVTPAWGYTNLKSVTNSTRISLQPARAATDTAGSVQASLLDTATQPSLEDGTWANLPEQAAGGKAPLEFPIEIITKRDGENQTLWGLVLDTHGAGYDTIAICAERNCQTELGRTRAGAWSDWIYRSFIVEGTEQPAAFRCKAIEIAPDASRLLLYRSQVMHVDDFCEPADLSAELVERFGPYLEHASVFPYVWGIADLDTCIEEIEYQCQWIARVGKYLLEEQDYALLYTHIHIFDYINHIFLPLVDPACPGYREENAAEGWRAYRESYKVADRLFGTLLESAPEDTAVSDEVAVMVVSDHAAIPQFRATDIPRLLHDNGYLAYKEPVAHFDPNEDFAKIDMARTKVFITPVRNYELFINAAEGSDEYLRIQREVITLLRSWVDAETGQCPVAVALPKYHAALFGCWGDQCGDIVYAMEDGFVSGYPGGEAEGQDPYVFKPAEYGAHHGPYLPTARTALSSNLAFLLAHGPGLKSGYQRPVDRLGYVHLTSVVPLVSHLLGFEPPAQCQGALPRDFLEGIAPTADRADDLPAWEWGTQVDGWGDRVWTQKRDMFEGFMPGYERKD from the coding sequence ATGACGGAGCAAACGAAGCGCGTCTACGTCATTGGCCTGGACGGCATGATGCTGCCCATGTACGAGCGATTCGCCGCTGAGGGATTGCTGCCGAACCTCAAGAAGCTGGCGGATGCCGGCATTGTCGGTGAGGCCTACCCATCCATGCCGGTATGGACGCCCACCAATTGGACGACCCTTGCCACAGGCGCGCACACCGGCACGCACAGTGTGTCGCGTTGGTTCCTCAATCTTCCCACGCCACGACATGAGGAGCAGACGCTTTCCGCCTTCGTGCGCTCGGCGGTAGCAGCCGAGAACGTCTTCGAAGCGGCCGCCAAAGCCGACCTCAAGAGCGTCGCGATTCACTATCCGGCGGCGTCGCCCAGCCAAGCGCCTCTCGCCCACGTCATCGACGGCTTCGGCCATCCCAGCTACGGCACCACGCCGTTTGAAGTCACGCCCGCTTGGGGGTACACAAATCTGAAAAGCGTCACCAATAGCACGCGTATCAGCTTGCAACCGGCACGTGCAGCGACAGATACTGCCGGGAGCGTCCAAGCTTCACTGCTGGATACGGCCACTCAGCCCTCATTGGAAGACGGCACCTGGGCTAACCTGCCGGAGCAGGCAGCAGGGGGCAAGGCGCCATTGGAATTCCCAATTGAAATCATCACGAAGCGCGACGGTGAGAATCAGACCCTCTGGGGTCTCGTCCTCGACACGCATGGCGCAGGTTACGACACGATCGCTATCTGCGCAGAACGCAACTGCCAAACAGAACTCGGACGCACCCGTGCCGGCGCATGGAGTGACTGGATCTATCGCTCCTTCATAGTCGAGGGCACAGAACAGCCGGCGGCCTTTCGCTGCAAAGCCATCGAAATTGCACCGGACGCAAGTCGTCTTCTGCTCTACCGTTCCCAGGTCATGCATGTAGACGACTTCTGCGAGCCGGCTGACTTGAGCGCCGAACTGGTCGAGCGCTTTGGCCCGTATCTGGAACACGCCTCGGTTTTTCCGTACGTCTGGGGTATTGCCGATCTGGACACCTGCATCGAAGAGATTGAGTACCAGTGCCAATGGATCGCACGCGTGGGCAAGTACCTGCTTGAGGAGCAAGACTACGCGCTGCTCTACACCCACATCCACATCTTCGATTACATCAACCACATCTTCCTGCCGCTCGTCGATCCTGCCTGTCCCGGCTACCGGGAAGAAAACGCCGCGGAAGGCTGGCGTGCCTACCGCGAGTCATACAAAGTAGCCGACCGCCTCTTTGGCACGCTCTTGGAAAGTGCACCGGAAGACACTGCCGTCTCCGATGAAGTCGCCGTAATGGTGGTTTCCGACCACGCTGCCATTCCCCAATTCCGGGCTACCGACATACCGCGCCTGCTCCACGATAACGGCTACCTGGCCTACAAAGAGCCGGTGGCGCACTTCGACCCCAATGAAGACTTTGCCAAGATCGACATGGCGCGAACCAAGGTATTCATCACACCCGTGCGCAACTACGAACTCTTCATCAATGCGGCGGAAGGGTCGGATGAGTACCTGCGCATTCAACGCGAAGTCATCACGCTGCTGCGCTCGTGGGTGGATGCAGAGACCGGACAATGCCCGGTAGCGGTAGCGCTCCCCAAGTATCATGCTGCGCTCTTTGGCTGTTGGGGGGACCAGTGCGGCGACATAGTCTATGCCATGGAGGACGGCTTTGTGAGCGGCTACCCCGGCGGTGAAGCGGAGGGGCAAGACCCCTACGTCTTCAAGCCCGCAGAATACGGCGCGCACCACGGGCCGTACCTGCCCACCGCCCGCACGGCGCTCTCCTCCAATTTGGCATTCTTGCTGGCGCATGGGCCCGGCCTGAAAAGCGGCTATCAGCGTCCGGTCGACCGACTGGGCTACGTACATCTCACAAGCGTCGTGCCGCTCGTGAGCCATCTGCTCGGCTTCGAACCGCCTGCGCAGTGCCAAGGTGCGCTGCCACGCGACTTTCTGGAAGGCATCGCGCCCACCGCCGACCGCGCCGACGACCTGCCGGCTTGGGAGTGGGGTACGCAAGTGGACGGCTGGGGGGATCGCGTGTGGACACAAAAGCGCGACATGTTCGAAGGCTTCATGCCGGGCTACGAACGCAAAGACTGA
- a CDS encoding cupredoxin domain-containing protein gives MRIAASILLVLVLIGLSACRIGPTASDRPLDEQAMLGELQVEELEPYDVVVTIDAEGVSPSAIAVPRGPVHLVIENKAQQSRTFTISGEEMEEQTASISAGQNYTMELILPPGIYEFTVTGGSGGTLRGVITANIPNSI, from the coding sequence ATGAGAATAGCGGCAAGCATTTTGCTTGTATTGGTGTTAATTGGCTTGAGCGCGTGCCGCATCGGCCCGACGGCGTCAGACAGGCCGTTGGATGAGCAAGCGATGTTGGGCGAACTTCAGGTCGAAGAGTTGGAACCATACGATGTCGTCGTTACCATCGATGCTGAGGGCGTATCACCATCTGCAATTGCCGTGCCGCGCGGGCCGGTACACCTTGTGATTGAGAATAAGGCGCAACAGTCACGGACATTCACGATCAGTGGGGAAGAGATGGAAGAACAGACTGCTTCAATCTCCGCGGGGCAAAATTACACGATGGAACTGATTCTGCCGCCGGGGATATATGAGTTCACGGTGACCGGCGGCAGCGGCGGAACTCTGCGTGGCGTGATTACGGCAAATATTCCCAACTCCATCTAG
- a CDS encoding XdhC/CoxI family protein: MLTLARHVAEILRRRESAVMVTLVNARGVGPGMAPGAKLLVTADERAHGTLGSAMLDRVAREQAVNVVEEGVPRLEHYMPDGTPAPRRSRTFVQLLFEPLLPPDRLLVIGAGHIAVPLHEIGKILGFEVMVVDDRADFATSERFPHADEVFCIPFNTMTSHVAIDRSTYLVLVTRAHEHDEEVLSQVVDSPAPYIGMIGSRRRVITVYRRLLEEGVTSEQLARVYAPVGLDINARTPQEIAVAVMAEIVSVKRHGKGNHAALRELPRSLRTVTAAAQPPVSLPESQL; this comes from the coding sequence ATGCTAACCCTGGCACGGCATGTGGCCGAGATACTCAGGCGCCGCGAATCGGCGGTTATGGTCACCCTGGTGAATGCGCGAGGCGTTGGCCCTGGCATGGCGCCGGGCGCAAAGCTCCTCGTCACTGCAGACGAGCGGGCTCACGGCACATTGGGTTCCGCAATGCTAGACAGAGTTGCGCGCGAACAGGCCGTGAACGTAGTCGAGGAGGGCGTGCCACGGCTCGAACACTACATGCCGGATGGAACGCCGGCGCCACGTCGCAGCCGCACTTTTGTGCAATTACTATTCGAACCCCTCTTACCACCTGACCGGCTCCTTGTGATTGGCGCCGGTCACATTGCCGTTCCGCTGCATGAAATCGGCAAGATCTTGGGCTTTGAAGTCATGGTAGTGGACGACCGCGCGGACTTTGCCACGAGTGAACGCTTTCCCCATGCCGACGAGGTATTCTGTATTCCGTTCAATACAATGACGTCGCATGTGGCAATTGACCGATCGACCTATCTGGTGCTCGTGACCCGTGCGCATGAGCACGACGAAGAAGTGCTCAGTCAGGTTGTCGATTCGCCGGCGCCCTACATTGGCATGATTGGGAGCAGGCGGCGCGTAATCACCGTCTATCGGCGGCTACTCGAGGAAGGCGTGACGTCCGAACAATTGGCGCGTGTCTATGCGCCGGTTGGGCTCGATATCAACGCGCGGACGCCGCAGGAAATCGCCGTGGCCGTCATGGCGGAGATTGTTAGCGTTAAACGGCACGGCAAGGGCAATCACGCGGCGCTGCGTGAACTGCCGCGCTCGCTCCGGACCGTGACGGCTGCGGCGCAGCCACCCGTGTCTCTACCGGAGTCCCAACTTTAG
- a CDS encoding XdhC family protein, whose protein sequence is MRTVYDDVVMRLEQAECLAVATVIQTRGSTPQKVGAKLLVQEDGRTQGTIGGGCVEAEVWKEATAALRERASRVVEVDLNDDVMGDVCGGTLTVFIDVWQPETTSVDGAHGSGE, encoded by the coding sequence ATGCGCACAGTCTATGACGACGTCGTTATGCGGTTAGAGCAAGCGGAGTGCCTGGCTGTTGCCACCGTAATACAAACACGCGGCTCCACGCCGCAGAAGGTGGGCGCCAAGCTCCTGGTGCAAGAGGACGGCCGCACGCAGGGCACCATCGGGGGTGGCTGCGTTGAGGCGGAAGTATGGAAAGAAGCTACGGCGGCGCTACGAGAGAGAGCTTCACGGGTTGTAGAGGTAGACTTGAATGACGACGTCATGGGTGATGTCTGCGGCGGGACTCTCACGGTGTTTATTGACGTGTGGCAGCCGGAGACTACGTCTGTGGACGGTGCGCACGGCAGTGGGGAGTAG
- a CDS encoding histidine triad nucleotide-binding protein — translation MDCIFCGIVDRSLPTELIYEGEQIVAFRDITPQAPTHVLIVPREHVESVADLNETHTAVLGEMFLAANAIARQEGIGESGYRLVFNCGRAAGQSVDHLHLHLLGGRKLGWPPG, via the coding sequence ATGGACTGCATTTTCTGTGGCATTGTAGATCGGAGCTTGCCGACGGAGCTCATATACGAAGGTGAGCAGATCGTGGCGTTTCGCGACATCACGCCGCAAGCGCCAACGCACGTGCTCATTGTGCCGCGTGAGCATGTTGAATCGGTTGCCGATCTCAATGAAACGCACACGGCGGTGCTTGGTGAGATGTTCCTCGCTGCGAATGCCATCGCGCGGCAGGAGGGAATCGGCGAATCCGGCTACCGGCTTGTGTTCAACTGCGGTCGCGCGGCAGGGCAGTCCGTGGACCACCTTCACCTACATCTCTTGGGCGGCCGCAAGCTCGGCTGGCCGCCGGGTTGA
- the mtaB gene encoding tRNA (N(6)-L-threonylcarbamoyladenosine(37)-C(2))-methylthiotransferase MtaB encodes MNLTQRFDGYQHFARAETMSVAFVEQQQEAPAQREEGAPRCAVLTLGCKVNQAESEEIRERFVQAGFNPVAFGEPAEVNVVNTCTVTHVADRKSRQMIRRAQSASPHGVLVVTGCYAAVSPEEAASVAPDAFVIQRDRQEELVDIVTGALRERGVSVPEPLSPEELAYAALLQPRTNRTRSRVFVKVQDGCWHACAYCIVPRARGRSVSRPASEIVRRVQDLHAQGVAEAVLTGVCIGDYEDPASGCSLTTLIHRLLAETEIPRIRISSINPMHFDFSFLDLFAHPRVCRHMHLPLQSGSPAVLKRMNRRHTLDEYREIVRRAREVCPELALTTDVLVGFPGETEELFGETAAFVEEMGYADLHVFPYSVRPRTSAAHFDGHVPFGTRKRRVQTLLAKVPALRQAYAARFLGTALDVVWEEESEGLWRGCADNYLRVYVKSDTIAAGTLSTVRLLKPHMDGVLGEMAAGT; translated from the coding sequence GTGAATCTAACGCAACGCTTTGATGGCTACCAACACTTTGCACGGGCCGAAACGATGTCAGTCGCTTTCGTAGAACAACAGCAAGAAGCACCCGCACAGAGAGAAGAGGGCGCGCCCCGCTGTGCTGTGCTTACGCTTGGTTGCAAGGTGAACCAGGCGGAATCGGAGGAGATACGCGAGCGATTCGTGCAAGCCGGCTTCAACCCAGTGGCATTTGGCGAACCGGCTGAAGTAAACGTGGTGAATACCTGCACGGTGACCCACGTGGCCGACCGCAAGTCGCGCCAGATGATCCGCCGTGCCCAGAGTGCCAGCCCACACGGCGTTTTGGTGGTCACGGGATGTTATGCGGCGGTTTCCCCCGAAGAAGCGGCGAGCGTGGCGCCGGACGCTTTCGTGATCCAGCGAGACCGGCAGGAAGAGTTGGTCGACATTGTCACTGGGGCACTACGGGAGCGCGGAGTTTCAGTGCCCGAGCCGCTCTCACCGGAAGAACTGGCCTATGCGGCTCTGTTGCAGCCAAGAACAAATCGGACCCGCAGCCGGGTATTCGTCAAAGTCCAGGACGGCTGCTGGCACGCCTGCGCGTACTGCATTGTGCCGCGAGCGCGCGGCCGCTCGGTGTCGCGGCCCGCATCTGAGATTGTCCGGCGTGTACAAGACCTCCATGCGCAAGGCGTAGCGGAAGCGGTGCTCACAGGTGTATGTATTGGCGACTATGAGGACCCCGCATCTGGATGCAGCTTGACGACTCTCATCCATCGCCTGCTCGCTGAGACAGAAATCCCACGAATCCGTATCAGTTCGATCAATCCGATGCACTTCGATTTCAGTTTCTTGGATCTGTTCGCGCATCCCCGCGTCTGCCGGCATATGCACCTCCCGCTCCAAAGTGGCAGTCCGGCTGTTTTGAAACGCATGAATCGGCGTCACACGCTGGACGAGTATCGGGAAATCGTGCGGCGCGCGCGCGAGGTTTGCCCTGAGCTTGCACTTACGACCGATGTGCTCGTGGGCTTTCCCGGCGAAACGGAGGAGCTATTTGGCGAAACTGCTGCGTTTGTCGAGGAGATGGGATATGCCGATTTGCACGTCTTCCCCTATTCGGTGCGGCCTCGTACCAGCGCGGCGCACTTTGACGGGCATGTGCCGTTCGGTACGCGCAAGCGGCGGGTGCAAACACTCCTGGCAAAGGTACCTGCACTGCGCCAGGCGTATGCTGCGCGCTTCCTCGGCACTGCGCTGGACGTTGTGTGGGAGGAAGAATCCGAAGGACTCTGGCGCGGATGCGCCGATAACTACCTGCGCGTGTACGTCAAGAGTGATACGATTGCTGCAGGCACATTGAGTACAGTGCGGCTCTTGAAACCACACATGGACGGTGTGCTCGGAGAAATGGCGGCCGGGACGTAG
- a CDS encoding glucose 1-dehydrogenase: protein MRLQDKVAIVTGAAAGLGAAYAHAIAREGGRVVVVDVADCEGTARAIRARGHQALAVHTDLTVERAVQQMVEQVVAEYGRIDILVNNAGGAGQRPASADIDKIDREHWDEIMAINLTATMLCMKHVTPHMQRQRSGKIVNVSSRAARGTAWFGQVTPEYICAKIGVIGLTRQVAKDLGPFGINVNCLVPSFTVSGPALQAAWDNMTDEEQSRMIEATPLRRLPDPEELASVVVFLVSDESSYVTGACLDVNGGSLMT, encoded by the coding sequence ATGCGGTTACAAGATAAAGTTGCTATCGTCACCGGTGCCGCGGCCGGCCTGGGAGCGGCCTATGCCCACGCCATCGCGCGCGAGGGCGGCCGCGTGGTTGTCGTCGACGTGGCAGATTGCGAAGGCACGGCACGGGCGATCCGAGCGCGGGGCCACCAGGCCTTGGCAGTGCACACAGACCTGACAGTTGAGCGAGCCGTGCAACAGATGGTGGAACAGGTGGTGGCGGAGTACGGTCGGATCGACATCCTCGTCAACAACGCGGGCGGAGCGGGACAGCGCCCCGCGTCCGCAGATATAGACAAGATCGATCGCGAGCACTGGGACGAGATCATGGCAATCAACCTCACCGCCACCATGCTCTGCATGAAGCACGTTACGCCGCACATGCAACGCCAACGAAGCGGCAAAATCGTGAACGTCTCCTCCCGCGCCGCCCGCGGCACGGCGTGGTTCGGGCAGGTTACGCCGGAATACATCTGCGCCAAGATTGGCGTCATCGGGCTGACGCGCCAGGTCGCCAAGGACCTCGGGCCTTTCGGCATCAACGTGAATTGTCTCGTGCCGAGCTTTACCGTGAGCGGCCCGGCGCTGCAGGCCGCCTGGGACAACATGACGGACGAAGAGCAGTCGCGCATGATCGAGGCCACACCGCTACGACGTTTGCCTGATCCGGAAGAGTTAGCCAGCGTGGTGGTCTTTCTCGTGAGCGATGAATCCAGCTACGTCACCGGCGCTTGTTTGGACGTCAATGGCGGGTCGCTCATGACGTAG
- a CDS encoding NUDIX domain-containing protein produces MTKTVKKVVAYITRGDELLVFTHRDFPEAGVQVPAGTVEEGETLDVAVLREVHEETGLSRTAFRIATYLGRRIWQAEPKSHDRYFFHLLLTTDAPESWLHNELYAGTGETITFCFSWVRLDDPNVCLAGEQGALLWKLPC; encoded by the coding sequence ATGACGAAAACTGTCAAGAAGGTAGTTGCGTACATCACACGGGGAGACGAACTCTTGGTTTTCACGCACCGTGACTTTCCTGAGGCCGGTGTGCAAGTGCCGGCCGGGACCGTGGAAGAAGGCGAGACACTCGATGTGGCGGTGCTCCGTGAAGTGCATGAGGAAACCGGCCTATCCCGGACGGCGTTTCGTATAGCCACATACTTGGGACGCCGGATTTGGCAAGCAGAACCCAAAAGCCATGACCGTTATTTCTTTCATCTCTTGCTCACCACAGATGCTCCGGAGTCGTGGCTTCACAACGAGCTATACGCAGGCACCGGCGAAACAATCACGTTCTGTTTCTCGTGGGTTAGACTGGACGACCCGAATGTGTGCCTCGCCGGCGAGCAAGGCGCGCTGCTCTGGAAACTCCCTTGCTGA